A section of the Babesia microti strain RI chromosome I, complete genome genome encodes:
- a CDS encoding Thioredoxin-like (overlaps_old_locusTagID:BBM_I00050), with the protein MMMPALGVWVIMALGLGESRDIRQNKRTKCGLLALQNRSMVLEPKGIHNPGLEKYFSFIVSNNENTEETDSQQQVKTFDERIRFNYPFIGALLLAGLMTCKCVKEFSKLQLVSDDAPGIANIIGHVLIEKSKNPNFLQKFLCILYPLRGYLLPLTNYTSTLNAIPKDSLVALYFHSGNVEHILETHGYPLINPKLKSIQELANASGKPLKIIYASLDRWYSTAYDHFLKMDWYAIPFDERKKLENLCHRFDINSLPSVVLLDANGNVVNDRALYVMLTNPSGYPWKVDSILDLLGENLVDQNKDTVAASSIKGHVVGLYFGAPGKVPHGFDDKLTAFCKAMAKKTGGKFELVYVSNDKNVEQFQEQIKSLAMQLLAVPFDNLQTRILLQNYLEIHTTPSLVLVGQNGKVITRDGRFYVETDPMAETLSLDPSESVCDVSNNIDGFAHSPVVIAFAEHSTPQEKNDILQQMRKLSVEHSRKRRGKELKFFVSLQSHPRSEAIRRLCGLPKATQENSKHAKLAILDLLHQKVFIEPDISSLRQLSSKISFKGNISNLSDRARLLVELFHDSMLPGKQIALK; encoded by the exons ATGATGATGCCAGCACTCGGCGTATGGGTCATTATGGCATTGGGTCTGGGTGAAAGCAGAGATATAAGGCAGAATAAACGCACAAAATGTGGGCTACTAGCGCTCCAAAATCGCAGTATGGTCCTAGAACCCAAAGGAATCCACAATCCCGGCcttgaaaaatatttctcCTTCATCGTAAGTAACAACGAAAACACCGAAGAAACCGATAGTCAGCAACAAGTTAAGACATTTGATGAAAGGATACGTTTCAACTACCCATTCATCGGAGCACTTTTACTAGCAG GTCTGATGACGTGTAAATGTGTCAAAGAATTCAGTAAACTGCAATTAGTATCGGATGATGCACCAGGAATTGCCAATATTATTGGCCACGTTCTGATTGAAAAGAGCAAGAACCCCAATTTTCTACAGAAATTTCTATGCATATTATACCCGCTCCGTGGTTATCTACTCCCTTTGACCAATTACACTTCAACTCTCAACGCCATACCTAAAGACTCATTAGTGGCCCTTTATTTCCACTCGGGTAACGTTGAACATATACTAGAG ACCCACGGATATCCACTAATAAACCCCAAGCTCAAATCCATCCAAGAGCTTGCTAATGCTTCTGGAAAGccactaaaaattatatacgcCTCGCTTGATCGCTGGTACAGCACAGCTTATGATCACTTTCTGAAAATGGATTG GTATGCCATTCCATTCGATGAGAGAAAaaaacttgaaaatttgtgcCATCGCTTTGATATCAATTCACTGCCAAGTGTCGTGTTGCTAGATGCCAACGGAAACGTAGTTAACGATCGCGCATTGTATGTTATGCTGACAAATCCCAGTGGATACCCTTGGAAAGTAGATTCGATCCTAGATCTTCTGGGAGAGAATTTGGTTGATCAAAACAAAGATACAGTAGCCGCCTCCAGCATCAAAGGTCATGTTGTTGGGCTGTATTTTGGTGCCCCTGGAAAAGTGCCGCATGGATTCGACGACAAACTTACCGCATTCTGTAAGGCAATGGCTAAGAAGACTGGGGGGAAGTTTGAGCTGGTTTATGTGTCCAATGATAAGAATGTAGAACAATTCCAGGAACAAATTAAGTCACTGGCTATGCAATTACTGGCAGTGCCCTTTGACAATCTGCAGACAAGGATACTCCTCCAG AATTACTTGGAAATACACACAACTCCATCACTGGTTTTGGTTGGACAAAACGGAAAAGTTATCACTAGAGACGGTAGATTCTATGTAGAAACTGATCCCATGGCAGAGACCCTCTCACTGGATCCCAGCGAAAGTGTTTGTGATGTTTCAAACAATATCGACGGATTTGCACATTCGCCCGTTGTCATTGCATTTGCAGAGCATTCCACACCGCAGGAAAAGAATGATATACTACAGCAAATGCGCAAATTGTCTGTTGAACATTCCAGAAAACGCAGGGGCAAGGAACTAAAGTTCTTTGTCTCTTTGCAATCACATCCGCGTTCTGAAGCGATCAGACGACTTTGCGGCCTACCAAAAGCAACTCAGGAAAATTCCAAACATGCAAAACTT GCTATTCTGGATTTGTTGCACCAAAAGGTGTTCATTGAACCCGACATTAGTTCATTGAGACAATTGAGCAGCAAGATATCGTTCAAGGGTAACATTAGTAATCTTTCTGATCGCGCACGCCTCTTGGTAGAATTGTTTCACGATTCTATGTTACCAGGCAAACAAATTGCCCTCAAGTAG
- a CDS encoding hypothetical protein (overlaps_old_locusTagID:BBM_I00055) translates to MDDLIPGEILEDIECLDPEDSYENENDALNFDTFGISESWDNNRHSSSDKRGFDNFDSLKMPDLTSLYLSNNHSNLLNFLSNVETAQDDLLDCRLEEFEVDSPPLKPTPLQNKWDKPSQLKFSNIPNALKTVNAMGAGTNAIMKVKKGPQNCIPALSFDHDLKLLRNMGLFPISSCKLKTDDLQYKIPNQWLPPRTVNKRHISAKTVGSGQDRLFMSTSEFDNILRIQLAQVSKNPKLQNYSGRWNFKLMLNNSQDKQPNFPNTDNQLGSTAHNNNTNISSDENASKIKRFGRTSVACIRHGRKLIYLENSEKSAKEIISTRKRAKWAIEDCYEQLYIILELINSIKSGMGSMEELKIARDQKLLSLYESLTQTNINQSETSEADNVFEEILNIDKGKKMVLRISKTFKPTLKIKLVLEILKCRTLLPLLTQPVDCIDDCNETDNYATKHTIDLFKFVCSAIDQINSKRFSNFITSFLRLPNADELLSRISKSKYGVSFGVVLANKIVQGLESDQLNEQTCRIFIDLISSQDETLYPIIQRIRELTNCTNNSNVMDTFD, encoded by the exons ATGGACGATTTGATACCAG GCGAGATATTGGAGGATATCGAGTGTTTGGACCCGGAAGACTCTTATGAGAACGAGAATGACGCTCTCAACTTTGACACTTTTGGAATTTCAGAGTCGTGGGATAATAACAGACACTCGTCATCCGATAAACGAggatttgacaattttgaCAGCCTAAAAATGCCAGATTTGACCAGCTTGTACCTTAGCAACAATCACTCTAACCTTTTAAACTTCTTATCTAACGTAGAGACGGCACAGGACGACCTGCTAGATTGCAGACTCGAGGAGTTCGAGGTCGACTCACCTCCCCTCAAGCCTACCCCCCTTCAAAACAAGTGGGATAAACCCTCGCAATTAAAGTTTTCCAATATACCCAATGCGCTTAAAACAGTAAATGCCATGGGTGCTGGTACTAATGCTATTATGAAGGTTAAGAAGGGTCCCCAGAACTGCATTCCGGCATTGTCCTTTGACCATGACCTCAAGCTTTTACGAAATATGGGTTTATTTCCTATTTCTTCGTGCAAACTAAAGACCGATGACTTGCAATACAAAATACCGAATCAGTGGCTCCCCCCCCGCACTGTTAACAAGCGACATATCAGCGCCAAAACGGTCGGATCTGGTCAGGACCGATTGTTTATGAGCACATCGGAATTTGATAACATTTTGCGCATCCAACTTGCTCAAGTATCAAAAAATCCTAAGCTGCAGAATTATTCAG GCCGTTGGAACTTCAAACTAATGCTTAATAATTCACAGGATAAGCAGCCTAATTTTCCTAATACCGATAATCAGCTCGGATCTACAGCACATAACAACAATACCAATATATCAAGCGATGAGAATGCAAGTAAAATCAAACGTTTTGGCCGGACCAGCGTAGCGTGCATTAGACACGGAAGGAAGCTAATCTATTTGGAAAATAGTGAAAAATCTGCCAAAGAAATAATTTCGACGCGCAAGCGTGCCAAATGGGCCATAGAAGATTGTTATGAACAgctatatataatactaGAACTCATCAATTCCATCAAG AGTGGCATGGGATCAATGGAAGAACTAAAAATTGCGAGAGACCAGAAGCTTCTATCACTGTACGAATCTTTAACacaaacaaatattaacCAATCTGAGACCAGCGAAGCAGATAATGTGTTCGAAGAGATTCTTAATATTGACAAGGGGAAGAAAATGGTGCTGCGAATCTCCAAAACATTCAAACCAACTCTCAAAATCAAACTTGTTCtagaaatattaaaatgtagAACACTGCTCCCTTTGTTGACCCAGCCAGTGGATTGTATTGATGATTGCAATGAAACCGATAACTACGCCACCAAGCATACAATTGATCTGTTCAAATTTGTTTGCAGCGCTATTGATCAGATAAATAGCAAACGATTTTCGAATTTTATTACCTCATTTCTGCGCCTTCCGAATGCAGACGAGCTGCTTTCCAGAATTTCAAAATCGAAG TATGGAGTGTCGTTTGGGGTTGTATTGGCCAACAAGATAGTTCAAGGTCTGGAATCAGATCAGTTAAATGAGCAAACTTGTAGAATATTTATCGACCTAATTTCTTCTCAAGATGAAACATTGTACCCAATCATACAGAGGATAAGGGaactaacaaattgtaCGAACAATTCGAATGTGATGGACACTTTTGATTGA
- a CDS encoding NOP15, nucleolar protein 15 (overlaps_old_locusTagID:BBM_I00075), translating into MGQGMRPAMKKPRGLLYVGHLPKELDEVYLRKYFEQFGVVNCVHMPKSAKTGNYKGYGFVEFASVETAKIAAGAMDKYIIDGRILHVEYRETTRRLRGSGGDKVSRRDRRKAYAEACMRS; encoded by the exons ATGGGGCAGGGCATGAGGCCCGCTATGAAAAAGCCGCGCGGGCTACTATACGTGGGCCACTTGCCGAAGGAGTTAGATGAGGTGTATCTGCGCAAATACTTTGAACAGTTTGGCGTAGTAAACTGCGTGCATATGCCCAAATCTGCTAAG ACTGGCAATTACAAAGGCTACGGCTTTGTCGAATTCGCCAGTGTTGAGACGGCAAAAATCGCAGCTGGTGCAATGGACAAGTACATTATCGACGGAAGGATCCTGCATGTCGAGTATCGCGAGACTACCAGGAGGTTACGC GGAAGCGGAGGCGACAAGGTCTCCAGGAGGGATAGGAGGAAGGCATACGCCGAAGCTTGTATGCGTAGCTGA